GCCCCTTGCCGCGCCAGGCAGGAATCAGCCCTTGCGCGCGAACTCCACGCCCTTCTGGATGTTGTCGCGCAGCGTCGGGATCATGGCGTCGAAGAGCTTCTTCTCGTAGGCGCTCAGCCGCCCGTACCCCGGCACCTTGACGATGCCGCCCTTCCCGAGCCGCACGGGCAGCGCAAAGTAGTCGGTGGGCTGCCCCTCCACCGCCACGTAGGCACACTGCACCGACTCCTTGCCGTTCAAACCGTGGAGCAGCGCCATGGTGAAACGGGCGGCGGCCTCGGCCATGGAGAGGGTGGCCGAGCCCGCGCCGGCCTTGGCCTCCACCACCTCGGTGCCCGCCTCCTGGATGCGGGGCGTGAGCGTGTCGAGCTCGGCCTGGGTGAACGTGGCTCCCTTCACCTTGGAGAGGAGCGGCAGGATCGTGTTGCCGCTGTGCCCGCCGATCACCGTGACCTTGGTCTTCACCGGGTCGAGCTTCTTGAGCTCTGCCACGAAGGTCTTGGCGCGGATCACGTCGAGGGTGGTGACGCCGAAGAGCTTCTTCGGATTGAAGACCTTGGCCTTCTTCAGGACCTCGGCGGCAATGGGGACGGTGGAGTTGACCGGGTTGGTGATGATCGCGAAGCAGGCCTTCGGGCAGGCCTTGGCCGCGGCCTCCATCAGGTTCTTCACGATGCCGGCGTTCACGTTGAAGAGGTCGTCCCGGGTCATGCCGGGCTTGCGGGGCACCCCCGCCGGGATGACCACGACGTCGGCGCCCTTGAGGGCCTTGTCCAGGTCGTCCTTGCCGTGCCCGCTCACCTGCACCGCGGTGGGGATGTGGCTCAAGTCGACCCCGACCCCCACCACCACCGGGACCACATCGTAGAGGGCCAGCTTGGAACCGGCGGGGAGCGCGTTCTTGAGGAGCAGGGACAGGGGCTGGCCGATGCCGCCGGCGGCGCCGAGCACG
The DNA window shown above is from Thermodesulfobacteriota bacterium and carries:
- the mdh gene encoding malate dehydrogenase, which codes for MKVTVLGAAGGIGQPLSLLLKNALPAGSKLALYDVVPVVVGVGVDLSHIPTAVQVSGHGKDDLDKALKGADVVVIPAGVPRKPGMTRDDLFNVNAGIVKNLMEAAAKACPKACFAIITNPVNSTVPIAAEVLKKAKVFNPKKLFGVTTLDVIRAKTFVAELKKLDPVKTKVTVIGGHSGNTILPLLSKVKGATFTQAELDTLTPRIQEAGTEVVEAKAGAGSATLSMAEAAARFTMALLHGLNGKESVQCAYVAVEGQPTDYFALPVRLGKGGIVKVPGYGRLSAYEKKLFDAMIPTLRDNIQKGVEFARKG